ATCATGACCCTCACGCACCTTCGCGTACACACCCCACTCACGCAGCAGCGCGAGGTACGGCTCGGGACCTTGCAGCCCGAGGATCGTCTGGCGCCGGAGCTCGTCGGCCTGCTCACTCGACCGCGAGTACGCGAGAACCCGCGCAACTGGGTCCTCGATCGTGACCGAGCCGTGCGTCAGCTCCGCGACGGTCTCGGCGAGGGCGAACAATCCCGAAACGGGTAAGTCCGCATGCACGGCGGCGGCGTCCTCGACGCCCGCTCGCAGCTCCTGAACGAGCGTGATGAGCTGCTCCCAACGCATCTGCGGCTGCACCCCGAGCAGCGCGACGCCGCCCTCCTCGGCGGCGCGTACGAGCTCCTGCGGCGGTGGCGAGTCGAGTTTCATCGCGACCGCTGTCGCTCCGTGGCTCGCCGCAGCCCGGAGGAGCCGCTCCCCCTGTCTGCCCCGCGTGCCGATCGCGAGCACGAGCGCATCGGTGAGGTCGTCGCCGACGTCGTCGGGATCGAGGATCGTGAGCCGCGCAAGCGATCGTTCGAGATGACCCGCCGGCACGTACGTATCGGACAACGGCTCGCCGACGACGAGCAGCAGCTGGCGCAGTCGTACGACCTGCGGGGCGAGCTGCTCAGCCATCTCGATCCTCTTGTCCGTTCATGACAACCTCGACGACCGATGTTAGCCGATCGAACAACGACATCGGCCGAGTTGCGGACGACACTGGAGGTACGCCGACCGAAAGGACCGACATGGACGCCGTGACTCATCCCCCCGAGCCCCGCAATGAGCCCGTCAACGACTACGCACCGGGCACTCCCGAGCGCGACTCGCTCGAAGCGGCGTTGAAGGTCGTCGGCGGTACGAAGCATGAGCTGACCTCGACGATCGGCGGCGTCCAGAAGTTCTCCGAAGGCTCGACGATCGATGTCGTCGCCCCGCACAACCACGGTCATGTGCTCGGCACCATGGGCAACGCGACCCACGCCGACGCAACCGCCGCCATCGAGGCCGCCGCTGCGGCCGCCCGCCCGTGGCAGGAGATGAGCTTCGACGACCGCGCCCAGGTGCTGTTGCGCGCCGCCGACCTGCTCACCGGCCCATGGCGCGACACGATCAACGCCGCCACCATGCTCGGGCAGAGCAAGACCGCGTACCAGTCCGAGATCGAAGCCGCATGCGAGCTCGCCGACTTCTGGCGCTTCAACGTGCACTACGCGCGCCGCCTGATCGCCGAGCAGCCGATCAGCACGCCGGGCGTCTGGAACCGGCTTGACCATCGTCCGCTCGAAGGCTTCGTGTACGCGATCACGCCATTCAACTTCACCGCGATCGCGGCAAACCTGCCGACCGCGCCGGCGCTGATGGGCAACACCGTGCTCTGGAAGCCGGCGCCGACCCAGACCCTCGCCGCACACCTCACGATGCGCCTGCTCGAGGCGGCCGGTATGCCGCCGGGCGTCATCAACCTGCTGACCGGCGACGGGCTCGCGGTCTCCGAGGTCGCGCTGACGCACCCCGACCTCGCAGGTGTGCACTTCACCGGTTCGTCGGCGACGTTCCAGCATCTCTGGTCGACCGTCGGCGCGAACATCGGCGGCTACCGCACGTACCCGCGGATCGTCGGCGAGACCGGCGGCAAGGACTTCGTCGTCGCGCATGCCAGCGCCGACCCCGATGCGCTTCGCACCGCACTCGTCCGCGGCGCGTACGACTACCAGGGTCAGAAGTGCTCGGCCGCGTCTCGCGCGTACATCGCCCGCTCGGTGTGGGAGCAGGTACGCGACGGGCTGGTCGACGAGGTGCGTTCGCTGCCGATGGGCGACGTCGCCGACTTCTCCAACTTCCTCGGCGCGGTGATCGACGACCGCAGCTTCGCCAAGCTGAAGGCGGCGCAGGAACGTGCGAAGGCGACACCATCGCTCGAGGTACTCGCCGGCGGCAACGCCGATGACAGCGTCGGCTACTTCGTCGAGCCCACCCTCGTCGAGGGCACCGACCCGCACGATGAGGCATTCACGACCGAGTACTTCGGCCCGTTCCTCGCCGTCCACGTGTACGACGACGACGCGTACGCCGAGGAGCTCGAGCTCATCGACAGCAGCACGGCGTACGGACTGACCGGTGCGATCGTCGCCGACGACCGCGCGGCGATCGACCAGGCACGCGACGCGCTGCGCTTCACCGCGGGCAATTTGTACGTGAACGACAAGCCGACCGGCGCCGTTGTCGGCCAGCAGCCGTTCGGCGGCGGACGCGCTTCGGGTACGAACGACAAGGCGGGTTCGATCCTGAACCTGCAGCGCTGGGTCAGCCCGCGCTCCATCAAGGAGACGTCGGTGCCCCCGACGAGCTCCGGTTACCCGCACCAGGGCTGATCACGATGGGCATTCTGCGATCCGGATTCGTCACCGCATCCCGCTCGCCGCGCCTGCGGTCGGCGGCCGAGCACTCCTCGTTGCTCAGCCCGGTCGTCGATCGCTTCATCGCGGGCACCGACGTGGATGCCGCGATCAAGGCCGCCCACGAGCTCTCGGCCGACAGGTACGTCAGCCTCGACCATCTCGGCGAGGCAACGACCGACCCGAGTGCGGCAGAGTCGACCGTCGCCGCGTACGTGACGCTCCTGCGTCGACTCGACGACGAGGGGTTGACGCCACGTGCCGAGGTGTCGGTGAAGCTGTCGGCGCTCGGCCAGGCGCTCGACGCCGACGGAGAGAAGATCGCGCTGGAGAACCTCTTGGAGGTCTGCAAGGTCGCTGCCGAGGTCGGGTCGACGGTCACCGTCGACATGGAGGACCACACGACAACCGACTCGACGCTGCAGATCGTACGAGAGGCGCGCGGTGACTTTCCCACCCTGGGCACCGTCCTGCAGGCTTCACTGAGGCGTACGGAGTCCGACTGTCACGACCTGTCCGGACCGGGCTCACGCATCCGCCTGTGCAAGGGCGCGTACGACGAACCGATCTCGGTTGCGTACCGCGCGAAGGAAGAGGTCGACGCTTCGTACGTCCGCTGCCTGCGGATCCTGATGACCGGTCAGGGCTACCCGATGGTCGCGACCCACGATCCGGCATTGATCACCGTCGGCGAACAGCTGGCGATCGCATCCCAGCGGTCACGCGATGCGTACGAGTTCCAGATGCTGTACGGGATTCGGCCGGCTCATCAGACCGAGCTCGCCGCCGCCGGGCACAAGTTGCGGATCTACACGCCGTACGGCACTGAATGGTACCCGTACTTCATGCGCCGTCTCGGCGAGCGTCCGGCGAACGTCGCGTTCTTCCTCCGCTCGTTCGGCAACCGCAGTTAGGGTGTGACGACAGCGACTGGCACGATGGCTCCTCCCATCCCCGTCGATCGAGGAGCGACCAGCCCATGCCCGCGCACCGTGCCCACCACATCGCGATGGTCGGAGTGCCCGCTGTCAGCCACGTCCTACCGAGCCTCGAGATCATCCGAGAGCTGGTCGCCCGCGGCCACCGCGTGACGTACGCCAACGATCCGGCGGTGTCCGACCTGATCGCCGGCACCGGCGCCGAGCTCATCGAATGCAGCTCGACGCTGCCCGTCGCGGACAACGACTGGCCCGACGATCCGATCGCCGCGATGAGCCTCTTCCTCGACAACGCGATCCACAACCTGCCTCAGCTCGAGGCCAGGTACGGCGACGATCCGGCAGACCTCTACCTCTACGACATCGGCGGTTACGCGATCCGCGCACTCGCGGAGGTACAGGGCCGCCCGATGGTTCAGCTCTCGCCGTCGTTCGTCGCGTGGGAGGGTTTCCACGACGAGGTCACGGCTCAACTCCGTCAGCTACCGGGCGCCGACGACTACCGCGCCCGGTTCGCGCAATGGCTTGCCGACGCCGGCGCCACCACGACCGACATCGACGACTTCAGCGGCGTACCGGGACGAGCCCTTGCGCTGATCCCTCGGGCGATGCAACCGAAGGCCGACTCGGTCGATGCCGAAGCGGTCACCTTCGTCGGACCGTGCTTCAACGCCCGTACGGAGCCGGAGACCTGGGAGCGTCCCAGTGAGGCCGACAAGGTGCTGCTGGTCTCGCTCGGGTCTGCGTACACCCGCCAGCCGGAGTTCTACCGCCAGTGCCTGGCAGCGTTCGGCGGGCTGCCCGGATGGCATGTCGTGCTGCAGATCGGCAAGTACACCGATCCCGGCACGCTCGGCGAGATCCCGTCCAATGTCGAGGTGCACTCCTGGGTGCCACAGCGCGCGATCCTCGACCAGGCCGACGCATTCGTCACCCACGCCGGCATGGGTGGCTGCAGCGAAGGGCTTCTTGCGGGCGTACCCATGATCGCGGTCCCACAGGCGGCAGACCAGTTCATGAACGCAGACAGACTCGTCGAGCTCGGTATCGCCCGCCGCATCGACACCGCCGATGCCACGGCGGAGGCTCTACGTACCGCGCTGATCGAGCTGGTGACCGACCAGGACGTCACGCGTCGATCGGACCAACTGCGCGCCGAAGCACAGGCAGAAGGCGGTACGCGACGCGCAGCCGACCTGATCGAAGACGTGCTGTCGTAGTCAGCCGATCAGCTCGAAGTCGCAGTGGACGCCTTGCGCGGCGGCAAGTCTGGCGTCACAGGTGAGGAGCGGACACGACAGCCGCTCGGCCAGGGCAACGTACGCCGCGTCGTACGTGGTCACGTTGTGCCGAAGCTCCCAGATGCGCTCGAGCAGCGGCGCGATGGCCAACCGACGAATGCTGATGCGTCGGAGATGCCGAAGCGCCTCCGACGCAGCCTCGGCCGCCACGGGATTCGCGTGCGCGATGCCGCGCAACGCGGATGCCACCTCGACATCGAGATGCGCCGGCGCGAACAACAAGCCGCCTGACGCCAGTCGTGCGGCAGCGGCAGTCCTGCGGGGATCGTCGGTGTAATACGCAGCCAAGATCGAGGCGTCGACGACGGCCATGGTCACGATGCGTCGCGAACCTTACGTATCGCGGCCACGACATCCTCGATCGAGACGTTCATCCCCGTCGGAGGTTCATACAGTGCCAGGTAGTCGACCATGCGCGAGGAGGCGGCGATCTCGCTCAGCCGGTCGACGACGTAGGCGTTGAGCGACTGACGATTCGCCGCCGCGTCCTCGGCCAGAGCCTCGTACACGTCGTCGGGTACGTCCCGGAGGTTCATCCGCCGCATGGTGCCATTGTGGCACCACGCGTCGTACGGCTCAATGGGATTCGATGCCATCAGCCGGCCACCCTGCTGATCGCGGTGATTCGCCAACCGGCGTCAACCCGTCTGAGCGCGATGAGGTGCTCGCTCGGCCGATCATCCGGGAGCGTGCGCCACGGCCCGGCGTCCTCACGTACGCGCACCCGACCTAGTCGGTCGACGACGCGCAGGCGCACTCGACCGTCGGTGCGGGCGGCGACTTCGACGTCGCGTACGCGCATCGGCACGGCATCGAGGTGCAGACCTCGTCGGGCGTACTTCTCGATGAGGTCGGCATCGGCACGGCGTACTGCCGAGCCTGGCGCGTACACGCGGTCGAGCAGGCTCGGATCGCCGCGTACGAACGCACGCGCTCGCGCAGCGTCGAGCGTACGCAGCACCGATGCCCAGCGAGCATCGTCGGGCGCATGCGCGGGCTCGCTGCTGGCCGGCGCGCAACCGACAAGCAGCACGAGAGTGAGCAGAATCGTCTTCACACCTTCAGCATGCCGCCGTCAGCGCTGCGTTGGCCCGCTGTCCACAGGGCAATTCCATCGCCGCGTTACGCTGAGCCGGTGACCATCTCCGCCGAGCGACCGCAGTCTCGTGCGCACGCCGGGTTGCAGATCCGCTATGACGGGTTCGCCGACGACGCCGTCGACTACCAGCACGCGTGGGCTATCCAGCGCGACCTGCATGAGCGGCGTGCGGCCGACGAGATCGACGACATCGCCTTGTTCGTCGAGCATCCGCCCGTCTACACCGCGGGCAGGCGCACGAATCCGCTCGACCGGCCGACCGACGGCACTCCCGTCGTCGACGTCGACCGGGGTGGCAGCGTCACGTTCCACGGGCCGGGCCAGCTCGTCGGCTACCCGATCGCCAAGCTCCCCCAGCACGTCTACGTCGTCGACTACGTACGCCGTGTCGAGGAGGCGCTCATCCGCGCGGTCGGCGATCTGGGCATCACCTGTGGCCGGGTGAAAGGCCGATCCGGCGTGTGGGTACCCGCCGACGAGCGTGGCGCCGAACGCAAGGTCGCGGCGATCGGCGTACGCGTCGCACGCAAGGTGACCATGCACGGGTTCTCGCTCAACTGCGACGTCGACCTCGCGTGGTACGACCGGTTCGTACCGTGCGGCATCCACGACGCCGGCGTCACCTCACTGTCGAAGGAGCTCGGCCGTCGCGTCGGTGTCGAGGAGGCGGCCCAGCTGGTCGAGCCGCATCTTCGCGAGCTACTCAGCTGGCACGACTTCGACCGCTCCCCCGACATCAACGCCGCCGACTCGAGCACCGTCACGTACGGCATCACTCCGGTGGTCAGTCCGCCCGGATCTTGAACGCCTCGCGGTAGCCGATCGACCCGCCCGTCTTGAGCAACGTCCGCTCGTACAGCCGAGTGCCCACTCGTACGAACACGACCGCCGAGGCGATGGTCACGACGACCGCGAGGCCGATCTGCCAGAACGGCACGTCGCCCTCGACCATTCGACCAGGCATCAACATGCTCGAAACGACCGGGAACATCGACACCACCGTCTTCACCTGCTCACCGGCGAAGATGGCGACGAGGTACGGCGCGAACAGGATCACCTGACCGGGCAGGGTCGTACTCTGCAAGTCCTGTTGACGGCTCGCGATCGACCCGGCCACCGACCAAAGGCTCGCAAGCGTCACAAACCCGAGTACGAAGAACAACACGTACCACGCCGCAGCCGGCCCGACGCCCGACAGCAGATCCGTACGGCCCGTGGCTGCTAGTCCGGCGAGGCCGACCGCGACCACCAGCACAACCTGCGCGAGACCGAGCAATGTGTTGCCGGCGATCTTGCCCCAGAGCAGAGCGCGGATCGGCACAGCGGCGGCCAGGATCTCGACGACCCGGCTTTCCTTCTCCTGTACGACGCTCTGCGAGATCATCATGCCGAAGCTCAGAGCCGTTACGTAGAAGATCAATGCGAAGGCGAACGCGATTCCCGAACGAGCACCGGACGTGTCGGCGTCGGGGTCGAGCGAGCGTTCGGACAGTGTCGTACCGGCCCGCAGCGCATCCAGGTCGACACCCTGCTGTTGGGCGTTGGCTTCGACGCCGACCTGCGACACCACATTCGTGAGCGCGGACTGCAAGGTGTCGTCGGCAGAGTCCTCGGCAACGAGTTCGAAGCCGTCGTCATTCGGCAACAGCGCAACGTCGATGTCACCGTCGCGTACTGCCTTCTCGGCATCATCGACCGTGTCGAACTGTTTGGCCTTCGCCGCGTCGTCGGAGTCGGCGCCAACGATGGCATCTGCTGCCTTGACGGTCGTCGCGCCTTGGTCGTCGATGACCCCGACGTCGTATGTCGTCGATTTGCCGCCGACGATCTGCATGATGACGAAGATCGCGGCGATCACCACCAGCATGAACGCCGTACCGCCGAGGAATCCCTTATCGCGTAGGCGTGTGCTGATCTCGCGACCGGCCACGATCCGCCAGGTTGTGTTGGTGTTCATCAGCTCACGACCTCCGCGAAGATCTCGGACAGCGGCTGTGTCGCCGGAGCGAACTCGGTAACCTTGTCTCGGGCAACCAGGGTCTGAAGTACGTCGGCGGGCTCCGCTCCGTCGAGCTCAACCAGCGCCGACGGCCCGTCTACGTCGAGAACGCGTACGCCCGCTATGTCACGCAGCCAGGCCGCGTCGCCGGCGGCGAGACCGACTCGGTAGCGCTCGATGCCTGTCGCGCGCAGCTCGTCCTTCGAGCCGTCGGCGACAACCGCACCGTCGGACAGGATGATCAGGTCGTCGCACAGCCGCTCGACCAGCTCCAGTTGATGGCTGGAGAACAGCAGCGGCACGGTCGGCGCCACCTCGACCCGCAGTAGCTCCACCATTGCCTCGACCGCGATCGGGTCGAGACCGCTGAACGGTTCGTCGAGCACCAATGCGATCGGCTCGTGCACGAGTGCCGCAGCGATCTGTACGCGCTGCTGGTTGCCGAGCGACAGCGTGTCGAGCTCGTCGTTTGCGCGCCCGTCGACGCCGAGCTGACTGAGCAGGTGCATCGCCCGCTCATGCGCCGCCTGCGGACTGTAGCCGTGCAGCCGCGCGAAGAACACGAGCTGCTCCAGCACCTTCATCCGCGGATACAAGCCGCGTTCCTCCGGCATGTATCCGAACTTGCGCCGCAGCTCGGTCGTGACGGGCTCGCCGTCCCACAGCACCGTGCCGTGCGAAGCGGCGAGCACGCCGACGATGATGCGCATCGTGGTCGTCTTGCCCGCGCCGTTGGCGCCGACAAACCCGGTCATGCGCCCCGCACGTACGTCGAAGGAGACATCGTCGAGAACCGTCACGTCCCCGTACCGTCTGGTCAACTGTCGAACACTCAACATGGCATCGACACTATGAGTCGTACGCGCACGTGTCGTCAGCCTGGCGGTTGACCTTGCGCATCCGTCCCGAGGTTGACGCGGCGGTTGTCGGCCGTCCCGATTCCACCGGCGCGACTACCCGCCTGCCCACCTCGGTTCGCGCTCGGCTTTCCTCGCCCCCTTCGGCTGGGCAAAAGACGCGGCGACGCGCGGAGCCGTCACTTCGGTTCGGTTGCGTGGCGTCTTCCCCGTCACTTTAATATGGGATCGGGGTAACGTTCGGTTTCGGTGTCACACCCGTAGCGGCAGCCACGTACGTACCAACGGGCACGGCAACCTCCCACTTTGCACGGCGTATCTGCCATGCAAAGCGGCACTTCACCATGTTTACTTGGTAAACCGCCACCACCGACCCCGCAAAAGCCAACCGAATCCGGAAAGCCGGCAAGCAACCCAGCCCCGTAGCTGCGGCTCCCGCGTCGCCGCGTCTTTTGCCCGGCCGACGAGGTAGCGAAAGCCGACAGCGAGCCGGAATCGGGCAGAAGGTTGGTCGCACCGAAGGAGCGGGACAGCCGACGGCGGCGAGAACCGAAGCGGCGGGTAGTCGCGCGGTTAGAAGCGGGAGAGCCGACAGCGACGAGAAGCGAAGCGGCGAGTTGGTCCCACCGAAGGAAGCCGCAAAGCCGACAGCGTGCGGAGCCACGCAGACGGGAAGCTGCCGACCGATTAGCGAGTCAGTCGGTCTGCGGCGCCACGAGCCCCGACTCGTACGCGGCCACAACCGCCTTCACCCGGTCGCGTACGTCGAGCTTCATCAGGATCCGGGAGACGTGCGTCTTCACGGTGGCCTCGCCGAGCACGAGGTCTGCGGCGATCTCTGAGTTGCTGAAGCCGCGCGACATGAGCACGAGTACGTCGCGCTCGCGGTCGGTGAGCTCCGACATCCGATCGGTGTTGCGGACGACCTGACCCGGAGCGCGAGCAAAACGCGAAATGACCCGCCGGGTCACCTCTGGCGCGAGCAGCGCATGGCCGTCGGCGACCGAGCGGATCGCCGAGACGAGGTCGTCGGGGTCGCTGTTCTTCAACAGGAACCCGCTCGCGCCGGCCTGCAGGGACTCGAAGAGGTACTCGTCGCTGTCGAACGTCGTCAGGATGACCACCTTCGGGTCACGCGTACGCGAGGTGATCTCGCGGGTCGCCTCGATGCCGTCCATACCTGGCATCTGGACGTCCATCAGCACGACATCCGGGTCGTGCTGGGTGACGGTCTCGATCGCCGACTTCCCGTCGGACGCCTCGGCCACGACCTCGATGTCGTCTTCGACAGACAGGATCATCGTGAATCCCGCCCGGATGAGGTCCTGGTCGTCGGCCAGCACTACCCGAATCGACCCGCTCACTCGGCCACCTCCAGTGGCAGTCGTACGCGTACTCGGAACCCGCCGCTCGGCCGTGGCCCGATCTCGGACTCGCCACGGTGCAGCTGCGCCCGCTCGCGGATGCCCTGCAGACCCCAGCCCCCATCGCGCGGGACGGTCTGTTTACGCGGCGAGCCGTCGTCGGTCACCTCGACCTCGACCTTGCGAGTCCCGTCGGCCGCGACGTAGCGCAGAACGACCTTCGCCGACGTCGCCGTCGAATGCTCGCGTACGTTCGACAACGCCTCCTGCACGGTGCGGTAGATCGACAACGCGGCCGTGCCGGACACGTCGAACGGCTCGCCGACGACGACGAGCTCAGCATCGAGCCGCTCCCCGGACGACTCGGCGACCAACACGTCGAGGTCTTCGAGGCCGGGCTGTGGCGAGCGATCGCCATCATGCTGATCGGTCTCGTACGCCCGCAGCAGACCCACGAGCTGGTGCATCTCGGAGACCGCGGTACGGCTGGAGCCTTCGATCGTGCGCAGCGCCTCGGAAGCCGACTCGGGCGCTCGGTCGAGTA
The sequence above is drawn from the Nocardioidaceae bacterium SCSIO 66511 genome and encodes:
- the pruA gene encoding L-glutamate gamma-semialdehyde dehydrogenase, with the translated sequence MDAVTHPPEPRNEPVNDYAPGTPERDSLEAALKVVGGTKHELTSTIGGVQKFSEGSTIDVVAPHNHGHVLGTMGNATHADATAAIEAAAAAARPWQEMSFDDRAQVLLRAADLLTGPWRDTINAATMLGQSKTAYQSEIEAACELADFWRFNVHYARRLIAEQPISTPGVWNRLDHRPLEGFVYAITPFNFTAIAANLPTAPALMGNTVLWKPAPTQTLAAHLTMRLLEAAGMPPGVINLLTGDGLAVSEVALTHPDLAGVHFTGSSATFQHLWSTVGANIGGYRTYPRIVGETGGKDFVVAHASADPDALRTALVRGAYDYQGQKCSAASRAYIARSVWEQVRDGLVDEVRSLPMGDVADFSNFLGAVIDDRSFAKLKAAQERAKATPSLEVLAGGNADDSVGYFVEPTLVEGTDPHDEAFTTEYFGPFLAVHVYDDDAYAEELELIDSSTAYGLTGAIVADDRAAIDQARDALRFTAGNLYVNDKPTGAVVGQQPFGGGRASGTNDKAGSILNLQRWVSPRSIKETSVPPTSSGYPHQG
- a CDS encoding proline dehydrogenase family protein, whose amino-acid sequence is MGILRSGFVTASRSPRLRSAAEHSSLLSPVVDRFIAGTDVDAAIKAAHELSADRYVSLDHLGEATTDPSAAESTVAAYVTLLRRLDDEGLTPRAEVSVKLSALGQALDADGEKIALENLLEVCKVAAEVGSTVTVDMEDHTTTDSTLQIVREARGDFPTLGTVLQASLRRTESDCHDLSGPGSRIRLCKGAYDEPISVAYRAKEEVDASYVRCLRILMTGQGYPMVATHDPALITVGEQLAIASQRSRDAYEFQMLYGIRPAHQTELAAAGHKLRIYTPYGTEWYPYFMRRLGERPANVAFFLRSFGNRS
- a CDS encoding glycosyl transferase, with protein sequence MPAHRAHHIAMVGVPAVSHVLPSLEIIRELVARGHRVTYANDPAVSDLIAGTGAELIECSSTLPVADNDWPDDPIAAMSLFLDNAIHNLPQLEARYGDDPADLYLYDIGGYAIRALAEVQGRPMVQLSPSFVAWEGFHDEVTAQLRQLPGADDYRARFAQWLADAGATTTDIDDFSGVPGRALALIPRAMQPKADSVDAEAVTFVGPCFNARTEPETWERPSEADKVLLVSLGSAYTRQPEFYRQCLAAFGGLPGWHVVLQIGKYTDPGTLGEIPSNVEVHSWVPQRAILDQADAFVTHAGMGGCSEGLLAGVPMIAVPQAADQFMNADRLVELGIARRIDTADATAEALRTALIELVTDQDVTRRSDQLRAEAQAEGGTRRAADLIEDVLS
- a CDS encoding type II toxin-antitoxin system VapC family toxin codes for the protein MAVVDASILAAYYTDDPRRTAAAARLASGGLLFAPAHLDVEVASALRGIAHANPVAAEAASEALRHLRRISIRRLAIAPLLERIWELRHNVTTYDAAYVALAERLSCPLLTCDARLAAAQGVHCDFELIG
- the lipB gene encoding lipoyl(octanoyl) transferase LipB encodes the protein MTISAERPQSRAHAGLQIRYDGFADDAVDYQHAWAIQRDLHERRAADEIDDIALFVEHPPVYTAGRRTNPLDRPTDGTPVVDVDRGGSVTFHGPGQLVGYPIAKLPQHVYVVDYVRRVEEALIRAVGDLGITCGRVKGRSGVWVPADERGAERKVAAIGVRVARKVTMHGFSLNCDVDLAWYDRFVPCGIHDAGVTSLSKELGRRVGVEEAAQLVEPHLRELLSWHDFDRSPDINAADSSTVTYGITPVVSPPGS
- a CDS encoding ABC transporter permease, which codes for MNTNTTWRIVAGREISTRLRDKGFLGGTAFMLVVIAAIFVIMQIVGGKSTTYDVGVIDDQGATTVKAADAIVGADSDDAAKAKQFDTVDDAEKAVRDGDIDVALLPNDDGFELVAEDSADDTLQSALTNVVSQVGVEANAQQQGVDLDALRAGTTLSERSLDPDADTSGARSGIAFAFALIFYVTALSFGMMISQSVVQEKESRVVEILAAAVPIRALLWGKIAGNTLLGLAQVVLVVAVGLAGLAATGRTDLLSGVGPAAAWYVLFFVLGFVTLASLWSVAGSIASRQQDLQSTTLPGQVILFAPYLVAIFAGEQVKTVVSMFPVVSSMLMPGRMVEGDVPFWQIGLAVVVTIASAVVFVRVGTRLYERTLLKTGGSIGYREAFKIRAD
- a CDS encoding ATP-binding cassette domain-containing protein, with the translated sequence MTVLDDVSFDVRAGRMTGFVGANGAGKTTTMRIIVGVLAASHGTVLWDGEPVTTELRRKFGYMPEERGLYPRMKVLEQLVFFARLHGYSPQAAHERAMHLLSQLGVDGRANDELDTLSLGNQQRVQIAAALVHEPIALVLDEPFSGLDPIAVEAMVELLRVEVAPTVPLLFSSHQLELVERLCDDLIILSDGAVVADGSKDELRATGIERYRVGLAAGDAAWLRDIAGVRVLDVDGPSALVELDGAEPADVLQTLVARDKVTEFAPATQPLSEIFAEVVS
- a CDS encoding response regulator transcription factor, with the translated sequence MILSVEDDIEVVAEASDGKSAIETVTQHDPDVVLMDVQMPGMDGIEATREITSRTRDPKVVILTTFDSDEYLFESLQAGASGFLLKNSDPDDLVSAIRSVADGHALLAPEVTRRVISRFARAPGQVVRNTDRMSELTDRERDVLVLMSRGFSNSEIAADLVLGEATVKTHVSRILMKLDVRDRVKAVVAAYESGLVAPQTD